Genomic segment of Octadecabacter arcticus 238:
CTTCAGTCCGCAATTGCGAACGCAGAAAACAACCACAACCTCGACGTTGATGAACTGATCATCGCCGAAGCCTATGTGGGTAAAAACTTGACGATGAAACGCGGACGCCCTCGTGCCCGTGGCCGTTTCGGCAAAATCGTTAAGCCGTTCTCTGAGCTGACAATCCTGGTGCGCCAAGTTGAGGAGCAAGCATAATGGGTAACAAAGTAAACCCGATCGGCATGCGTCTTCAGGTCAACCGTACCTGGGACAGCCGTTGGTACGCAGATACCAAAGACTACGGCAATCTTCTTCTCGAAGACCTTAAGATCAAGGCCTTCATCAAGAAAGAATGCGCGCAGGCTGGTATTAGCCGTGTCATCATCGAACGTCCGCACAAGAAGTGTCGCGTGACTATTCATACTGCACGCCCTGGCGTCATCATCGGCAAGAAAGGCGCGGACATCGAGACGCTCCGCAAGAAGCTTGCTGCGTTGACCGCCAGCGAACTGCACCTCAATATCCTTGAGGTCCGCAAGCCTGAGCTCGACGCCCAGCTTGTTGGTGAGAGTATCTCGCAGCAGCTCGAACGCCGTGTGTCCTTCCGTCGCGCTATGAAGCGTGCCGTACAGAACGCAATGCGTATGGGTGCCCTTGGTATTCGTGTGAACCTCGCGGGCCGTCTTGGCGGCGCCGAAATCGCGCGGACCGAATGGTATCGTGAGGGCCGCGTGCCTTTGCACACACTTCGTGCCGACATCGATTACGCTCACGTAGAAGCGCAGACTGCCTATGGTATCATCGGGATCAAGACTTGGATCTTCAAAGGTGAAATCATGGAGCACGACCCGTCCGCACATGATCGTAAGCTGCAAGAGCTTCAGGATGGCCCGCCTCCGCGCGGCGCTCGTCCTGGTGGCCGTGATCGCTAGGAGGATTGATCAATGCTTCAGCCAAAACGCACTAAATTCCGCAAGCAGCATAAAGGCCGCATCAAGGGAGAAGCCAAAGGCGGCTCTGACCTGACATTCGGTACTTATGGTCTTAAAGCAACTGAGCCAGAACGTGTGACAGCGCGTCAGATTGAGGCAGCACGCCGCGCGATGACACGTCACATGAAACGTCAAGGCCGCGTCTGGATCCGTATTTTCCCAGACGTACCCGTGACGTCCAAGCCCACCGAAGTTCGTATGGGTAAGGGTAAAGGCTCCGTTGATTATTGGGCATGTAAGGTCAAACCTGGCCGCATCATGTTCGAAATCGATGGCGTATCCGAAGACATCGCCCGCGAAGCCCTGCGCCTCGCTGCGATGAAACTGCCTGTGAAAACACGCACGGTTCTTCGCGAAGACTGGTAATTTTCACAACGTGAAAATCGCCAAGTGGGGTGTAGCGAATTCGATTACGAATTTGCGGGCCCCACACCGGACTTAAGGCTTCACCCCCCCGCCGAGCAATCGGCGGGGTTTTTTTGTTTCTTAGATATCGGACGATGACGTCAGCAGGTAAATTGTCGAGTTTTTGAAATCAACTCAGCAGGAACACTGTCGACGGAAAAGAATCCGTCTACTTCCTCCCGGTGCGAAAGCTCTGGGTTCAGACACTGAACCACAAGCTGCGCGCCGAATGTACCTAGTTTACCGTCTGCCTCCACATTGAAGATTGATTGTCCTGCAAACGTAAAGTCCAAGAGACTTCGCTGTCCAATTTTGACCGTAATAATCTAGAGTTCCGTCCAAAAAGTAGAAAGCATCAAGTTGCTTGTCGAGTTATTGTCAAATCTGGTGTTTAAGGCTTGTCGGTCATGCGGCGATCTGGTCTGGGTTGGTGGCTTCAATTCCGTCTTTGAACGTGACGCCGGTGATGACTTTGGCGAGGTAGTCAAAGCCGCGTAGTTTTCGCCAGTTTTGCTCGGCGCATTGGCCCAGTTTAAACATCATGTGCAGCATGCCATCGCGTGACAGGCAGCCCTTTGAACGCTTGGTGCGGTGGCGGATCGTGGCAAAGGCGGATTCAATTGGGTTGCTGGTGCGGATACTCTGCCAATGTTGGGCGGGGAAGTCGAAGAATGCCATGAGTTCGGTCCGGTCTTTTTGCAGGCACAGCGCCGCCTTGTGATATTTGGGTTCGTAGATTTTGATGAACAAATCGAATGCCTTTTCCGCATCGTCTTTGGTCTCGGCCTGTCCCGTTGCCTGACAGGGTATTG
This window contains:
- the rplV gene encoding 50S ribosomal protein L22, which translates into the protein MSKDKNPRRVADNEARAKLRMLRTSPQKLNLVAAMIRGKKVDKALTDLTFSKKRIAADVKKCLQSAIANAENNHNLDVDELIIAEAYVGKNLTMKRGRPRARGRFGKIVKPFSELTILVRQVEEQA
- the rpsC gene encoding 30S ribosomal protein S3, which gives rise to MGNKVNPIGMRLQVNRTWDSRWYADTKDYGNLLLEDLKIKAFIKKECAQAGISRVIIERPHKKCRVTIHTARPGVIIGKKGADIETLRKKLAALTASELHLNILEVRKPELDAQLVGESISQQLERRVSFRRAMKRAVQNAMRMGALGIRVNLAGRLGGAEIARTEWYREGRVPLHTLRADIDYAHVEAQTAYGIIGIKTWIFKGEIMEHDPSAHDRKLQELQDGPPPRGARPGGRDR
- the rplP gene encoding 50S ribosomal protein L16, which translates into the protein MLQPKRTKFRKQHKGRIKGEAKGGSDLTFGTYGLKATEPERVTARQIEAARRAMTRHMKRQGRVWIRIFPDVPVTSKPTEVRMGKGKGSVDYWACKVKPGRIMFEIDGVSEDIAREALRLAAMKLPVKTRTVLREDW